One Streptococcus sp. zg-86 DNA window includes the following coding sequences:
- the gyrA gene encoding DNA gyrase subunit A — MHDKNLVDVNLTSEMKTSFIDYAMSVIVARALPDVRDGLKPVHRRILYGMNELGITPDKPHKKSARITGDVMGKYHPHGDSAIYEAMVRMAQWWSYRYMLVDGHGNFGSMDGDGAAAQRYTEARMNKIALEMLRDINKNTVNFADNYDASEREPEVLPARFPNLLVNGTTGIAVGMATNIPPHNLGETIEAVNLIIDNPEATTREIMEVLPGPDFPTGALVMGKSGIHRAYETGKGSIVLRSRTEIEEYGNGRERIVVTEFPYMVNKTKVHEHIVRLVQEKRIDGITAVRDESNREGVRFVIEVRRDASANVILNNLFKLTQLQTNFSFNMLAIQNGVPKILSVRQILEAYVEHQKEVVTRRTQFDKEKAEARAHILEGLLIALDHIDEVIKVIRNSETDAEAQAELMARFELSERQSQAILDMRLRRLTGLERDKIQSEYDDLIALIADLADILAKPERVVQIIKDELEEIKRKYADPRRTELMVGEVLSLEDEDLIEETDVLITLSNQGYIKRLAQDEFHAQKRGGRGVQGTGVKDDDFVRELVSTSTHDRLLFFTNKGRVYRLKGYEIPEYGRTAKGLPVVNLLKLEENESIQTIINVTKEQEEGHYLFFTTRQGIVKRTSVAEFDNIRQNGLKALNLKEDDELINVFLTDGQTDVIMGSKFGYAVRFTETDVRNMSRIATGVRGMRLREGDCLVGAAVVSDDQEVLVLTENGFGKRTPATEYPTKGRGGKGIKTVKVAEKNGYLAGLTTISGDEDIMVITDTGVIIRTNVANISQTGRSTMGVKVMRLDDEASIVTFALVEAADAKDSEER; from the coding sequence ATGCATGATAAAAATTTAGTAGATGTAAATCTGACCAGCGAAATGAAGACCAGTTTCATTGACTATGCAATGAGTGTTATCGTAGCTCGGGCTCTTCCGGATGTGCGTGATGGTCTAAAGCCTGTTCATCGTCGAATCTTGTACGGAATGAACGAGTTGGGTATTACACCAGATAAACCACACAAGAAATCGGCTCGTATTACCGGGGATGTCATGGGTAAATACCATCCACATGGAGATAGTGCGATTTATGAAGCCATGGTACGGATGGCCCAGTGGTGGAGCTATCGCTATATGCTCGTAGATGGGCATGGAAACTTCGGTTCGATGGATGGTGATGGAGCAGCCGCACAGCGGTATACCGAGGCACGTATGAACAAAATTGCCTTGGAGATGTTGCGCGATATTAACAAGAATACTGTAAACTTTGCGGATAACTATGATGCTAGTGAGCGTGAGCCAGAGGTCCTACCAGCACGTTTTCCGAACCTATTGGTTAATGGTACGACAGGTATTGCCGTTGGGATGGCGACGAATATCCCTCCTCATAATTTGGGTGAGACAATCGAAGCAGTAAATCTGATTATTGACAACCCAGAAGCAACGACGAGAGAAATTATGGAAGTCTTGCCTGGACCAGATTTTCCAACGGGTGCTTTGGTCATGGGGAAATCAGGTATTCACCGTGCTTATGAGACCGGAAAAGGATCAATTGTTCTTCGTTCCAGGACAGAAATTGAAGAGTATGGCAATGGTCGTGAGCGCATCGTTGTGACAGAATTTCCTTATATGGTCAATAAGACCAAGGTTCATGAACATATTGTCCGTCTGGTTCAAGAAAAACGAATAGATGGAATTACAGCTGTTCGTGATGAGTCCAATCGCGAAGGAGTTCGTTTTGTAATCGAGGTCAGACGAGATGCATCAGCCAATGTCATCTTGAATAATCTTTTCAAATTGACCCAACTTCAGACTAATTTTAGTTTCAATATGTTGGCCATTCAAAATGGAGTACCGAAAATTCTTTCTGTTCGTCAAATTTTGGAAGCCTATGTTGAACACCAAAAAGAAGTTGTTACTCGCCGTACCCAGTTTGATAAAGAAAAGGCAGAAGCGCGTGCCCATATCTTAGAAGGATTGTTGATTGCCTTAGATCATATTGATGAAGTAATCAAGGTGATTCGTAATAGCGAAACAGATGCAGAAGCACAGGCAGAATTGATGGCACGCTTTGAACTATCAGAGCGTCAGAGCCAAGCTATTCTTGATATGCGCCTTCGCCGTTTGACAGGCTTGGAACGCGATAAGATCCAATCAGAATACGATGATTTGATTGCCTTGATTGCAGATTTAGCAGATATTTTAGCCAAACCAGAGCGAGTTGTACAGATTATCAAAGACGAACTAGAAGAAATCAAACGCAAATATGCAGACCCTCGCCGGACAGAGTTAATGGTAGGTGAAGTCCTATCCCTTGAAGATGAAGATTTAATTGAGGAAACAGATGTGCTAATTACCCTATCCAATCAAGGGTATATTAAACGGCTTGCACAGGATGAATTCCACGCTCAAAAACGTGGAGGACGTGGTGTTCAGGGAACAGGGGTCAAAGACGATGACTTCGTCCGCGAATTGGTTTCAACCAGCACCCATGACCGTCTCCTCTTTTTTACCAACAAGGGGCGTGTCTATCGTCTAAAAGGCTATGAAATTCCTGAATACGGCCGTACAGCTAAGGGCTTGCCAGTTGTGAATCTCTTGAAGTTAGAAGAAAATGAGTCGATTCAGACCATTATCAATGTTACCAAGGAGCAAGAAGAAGGACATTATCTCTTCTTTACTACTCGTCAAGGAATTGTCAAACGAACCAGCGTTGCTGAATTTGACAATATCCGTCAAAACGGCTTGAAGGCTCTGAATCTAAAAGAAGATGATGAATTGATTAATGTTTTCTTGACAGATGGTCAAACAGATGTTATCATGGGATCCAAATTCGGTTATGCCGTCCGTTTCACAGAAACAGATGTCCGCAATATGAGTCGTATAGCGACCGGTGTGCGGGGAATGAGACTGCGTGAAGGGGATTGTTTAGTCGGAGCAGCAGTTGTCTCTGATGACCAAGAAGTTCTTGTGTTGACGGAAAACGGTTTCGGAAAACGCACGCCTGCCACAGAGTATCCAACGAAAGGGCGAGGCGGTAAAGGGATTAAAACCGTTAAGGTTGCAGAAAAAAATGGCTATCTAGCAGGCCTAACAACCATTTCAGGCGATGAAGACATCATGGTGATTACAGATACAGGGGTTATCATTCGGACTAATGTTGCCAATATCTCACAGACTGGCCGTTCAACCATGGGTGTAAAAGTCATGCGATTGGATGATGAGGCAAGTATTGTCACATTTGCCTTAGTGGAAGCTGCAGATGCTAAAGATTCAGAGGAAAGATAA
- a CDS encoding ABC transporter permease: protein MNLTIVTLLISQMLIYSAPLIFTSLGGVFSERAGVVNVGLEGIMVIGAFAGVVFNLEFASSFGKATPLLAVLVGGIAGLLFSIIHAVATINFRADHVVSGTVLNLLAPAFSVFLVKVLYNKGQTDSIPESFGKFSFPVLEKIPVIGDLFFKNTSLMGYVAIAMAFVSWFVLYKTKFGLRLRSVGEHPQAADTLGINVYAMRYAGVLIAGFLGGVGGAVSAQTVNINFSATTIVGSGFIALAAVIFGKWNPIGAMLASLFFGLSQSLSVIGGQLPGLSHVPNVYLQIAPYFITVVALAAFFGKAVAPKADGVNYIKSK from the coding sequence ATGAATTTGACAATAGTAACGCTTTTAATTTCGCAGATGCTGATTTACTCAGCTCCATTGATTTTCACTAGTTTGGGTGGAGTATTCTCAGAACGTGCAGGTGTCGTCAATGTGGGACTTGAAGGAATCATGGTGATTGGTGCCTTTGCTGGTGTTGTTTTCAATTTGGAATTTGCCAGCAGCTTTGGTAAAGCAACCCCACTTTTAGCTGTCTTAGTTGGTGGGATTGCAGGGCTACTTTTCTCCATTATTCACGCAGTAGCAACTATCAATTTTCGAGCAGACCACGTCGTATCAGGTACAGTTTTAAACCTCTTAGCACCAGCCTTTTCAGTCTTTTTGGTTAAAGTGCTTTATAATAAAGGGCAGACAGACAGTATTCCAGAATCTTTCGGAAAGTTTTCCTTCCCTGTGCTGGAAAAAATTCCAGTGATTGGTGATCTATTCTTTAAAAATACCAGTCTAATGGGATATGTAGCCATTGCTATGGCCTTTGTATCTTGGTTCGTCCTTTATAAGACGAAATTCGGATTGCGCCTACGTTCAGTAGGTGAACATCCTCAGGCAGCAGATACCTTGGGAATTAATGTATATGCTATGCGTTATGCTGGTGTTCTTATCGCAGGTTTCCTTGGAGGAGTTGGAGGAGCTGTCAGCGCCCAAACCGTTAATATTAACTTTTCAGCAACCACAATTGTAGGTTCAGGTTTTATTGCCCTAGCAGCAGTTATCTTTGGTAAATGGAACCCAATTGGTGCTATGCTAGCCAGCCTATTCTTTGGCTTGTCACAGAGTTTATCTGTTATCGGTGGACAACTTCCTGGTTTATCACACGTACCAAATGTTTATCTGCAAATTGCACCATATTTCATTACAGTAGTGGCACTTGCAGCCTTCTTTGGAAAAGCAGTCGCGCCAAAAGCCGATGGTGTGAACTACATTAAATCGAAATAA
- a CDS encoding L-lactate dehydrogenase codes for MTATKQHKKVILVGDGAVGSAYAYALVNQGIGQELGIVDINKDRTQGDAEDLSHALAFTSPKKIYSAEYSDAHDADLVVLTAGLPQKPGETRLQLIEKNLRINQQIVNEIVASGFNGIFLVAANPVDILTYSTWKFSGFPKERVIGSGTSLDSARFRQALAEKIGIDARSVHAYIMGEHGDSEFAVWSHANVAGVKLYDWLQDNRDIDEQGLVDLFISVRDAAYSIINKKGATYYGIGAALARITKAIFDDENAVLPLSVYQAGQYEGVEDVFIGQPAIIGAHGIVRPVNLPLNEAELQKMQASAKQLKEIMDDAFANPEIAASIKN; via the coding sequence ATGACTGCAACTAAACAACATAAAAAAGTAATCTTGGTCGGTGACGGTGCTGTAGGTTCTGCTTACGCGTATGCACTTGTCAACCAAGGAATTGGTCAAGAATTAGGTATTGTCGATATTAACAAAGACCGCACGCAAGGTGATGCAGAAGATTTGAGCCATGCTCTTGCCTTTACTTCACCCAAAAAAATCTACTCAGCTGAATATTCTGATGCACATGATGCTGATCTTGTTGTTCTTACAGCAGGTTTGCCACAAAAACCAGGTGAAACTCGTCTTCAATTGATTGAGAAAAACCTTCGTATCAACCAACAAATCGTAAATGAAATTGTAGCATCTGGCTTCAATGGTATCTTCCTTGTCGCTGCTAACCCAGTTGACATTCTCACTTACTCAACATGGAAATTTTCCGGTTTTCCAAAAGAGCGCGTAATCGGTTCTGGTACTTCTCTTGACTCTGCACGATTCCGTCAAGCTCTTGCTGAAAAAATCGGTATCGATGCCCGTTCTGTCCATGCGTATATCATGGGGGAACATGGTGACTCTGAATTTGCTGTCTGGTCACATGCTAACGTTGCAGGTGTTAAATTGTACGACTGGTTGCAAGATAATCGTGATATTGATGAGCAAGGATTGGTAGACTTATTTATCTCTGTTCGTGATGCAGCTTACTCTATCATCAACAAAAAAGGTGCAACTTACTACGGTATTGGTGCAGCACTTGCTCGTATTACCAAAGCAATCTTTGATGATGAAAATGCGGTACTTCCTCTTTCTGTTTACCAAGCAGGTCAATATGAAGGTGTTGAAGATGTCTTTATTGGACAACCAGCTATTATTGGGGCACATGGTATCGTTCGTCCAGTAAATCTCCCATTAAATGAAGCTGAATTGCAAAAGATGCAAGCATCTGCTAAACAACTAAAAGAAATCATGGACGATGCATTTGCAAATCCAGAAATCGCAGCTTCTATCAAAAATTAG